From a region of the Garciella nitratireducens DSM 15102 genome:
- a CDS encoding helix-turn-helix domain-containing protein, with amino-acid sequence MSQLELATKLNVTRQYISKLKTGNWTYVNKINKF; translated from the coding sequence ATGTCACAATTAGAATTAGCAACAAAACTTAATGTAACTAGACAATATATTAGTAAATTAAAAACTGGAAATTGGACCTATGTCAATAAAATAAACAAATTTTAA